From Actinoplanes oblitus, a single genomic window includes:
- a CDS encoding rhomboid family intramembrane serine protease, whose amino-acid sequence MSWAPETRADTAAKFGTEAFYASLGRAFVTMCAIIPILFLIEALDVAIGSGTLDLAGGILPHHLDGLDGVLFSPFLHAGWDHLYGNAVPLILVGTFALAGGGRRFIWSTLTIMLISGIGVWFIGDPGTVVVGASGVIFGYLGLLVGRGLVERSWWNLAVAAFIGLLYWYQIYNILPTDRAVSWQGHLLGLVGGFVAAFLFRRR is encoded by the coding sequence ATGAGTTGGGCCCCCGAGACGCGCGCCGACACGGCTGCGAAGTTCGGCACCGAGGCTTTCTACGCCTCCCTGGGTCGCGCGTTCGTCACCATGTGCGCGATCATCCCGATCCTGTTCCTCATCGAGGCACTCGACGTCGCCATCGGGTCCGGCACCCTGGACCTGGCCGGCGGCATCCTCCCGCACCACCTCGACGGCCTGGACGGCGTGCTGTTCAGCCCGTTCCTGCACGCGGGCTGGGACCACCTCTACGGCAACGCGGTGCCGCTCATCCTGGTCGGCACGTTCGCGCTGGCCGGCGGTGGGCGCCGGTTCATCTGGTCGACGCTGACCATCATGCTGATCAGCGGGATCGGTGTCTGGTTCATCGGCGACCCGGGCACCGTGGTGGTCGGCGCCAGCGGCGTCATCTTCGGTTACCTCGGCCTGCTCGTCGGCCGTGGCCTGGTCGAGCGCAGCTGGTGGAACCTGGCGGTGGCCGCCTTCATCGGCCTGCTCTACTGGTACCAGATCTACAACATCCTCCCGACCGACCGCGCCGTCTCCTGGCAGGGTCACCTGCTCGGCCTGGTCGGCGGCTTCGTGGCCGCCTTCCTGTTCCGGCGCCGCTGA
- the glpX gene encoding class II fructose-bisphosphatase translates to MPARVPQDLDRNIALDLVRVTEAAAMAAGRWVGRGDKNGGDGAAVDAMRKLINSIQMRGVVVIGEGEKDEAPMLFNGERVGDGTGPEVDVAVDPVDGTTLMSKGMPGAVAVLAVAERGAMFDPSAVFYMDKIAVGPDCADVIDINAGTAENLRRIAKAKRSSVSDVTVCILDRPRHAKLVEEVRQAGANIKFISDGDIAGAISAARAESDVDVLMGIGGTPEGITAACAIKCLGGMIQAKLWPRDEAERQKAIDGGHDLDRVLTTDDLVTGDNCFFVATGVTSGDLLKGVRYRAGGAHTQSIVMRSKSGTIRVIDSYHRLEKLALYSAVDFDGHLPTVPMGDDPII, encoded by the coding sequence ATGCCTGCCCGGGTTCCCCAGGATCTCGACCGCAACATCGCCCTTGACCTGGTCCGCGTGACCGAGGCGGCCGCCATGGCGGCCGGCCGCTGGGTCGGCCGCGGCGACAAGAACGGCGGTGACGGTGCCGCCGTCGACGCCATGCGCAAGCTCATCAACTCGATCCAGATGCGTGGCGTCGTGGTGATCGGCGAGGGTGAGAAAGACGAAGCGCCGATGCTCTTCAACGGGGAGCGGGTCGGCGACGGCACCGGCCCGGAGGTGGACGTCGCCGTCGACCCGGTCGACGGCACCACCCTGATGAGCAAGGGCATGCCCGGCGCTGTCGCGGTGCTCGCGGTCGCCGAGCGCGGGGCGATGTTCGACCCCTCCGCGGTCTTCTACATGGACAAGATCGCGGTTGGCCCGGACTGTGCCGACGTGATCGACATCAACGCCGGCACGGCGGAGAACCTGCGCCGGATCGCCAAGGCGAAACGGTCCAGCGTCTCCGACGTGACCGTCTGCATCCTGGACCGGCCGCGGCACGCGAAACTGGTCGAGGAGGTCCGGCAGGCCGGGGCGAACATCAAGTTCATCTCGGACGGCGACATCGCCGGGGCGATCTCGGCGGCTCGGGCGGAGTCCGACGTCGACGTGCTGATGGGCATCGGCGGGACGCCCGAGGGCATCACCGCGGCCTGCGCGATCAAGTGTCTCGGCGGCATGATCCAGGCGAAGCTGTGGCCGCGCGACGAGGCCGAGCGGCAGAAGGCGATCGACGGCGGGCACGACCTGGACCGGGTGCTCACCACCGACGACCTGGTCACCGGGGACAACTGCTTCTTCGTGGCGACCGGTGTCACCTCGGGCGACCTGCTCAAGGGGGTGCGGTACCGCGCGGGCGGCGCGCACACCCAGTCGATAGTGATGCGCTCGAAGAGCGGCACGATCCGGGTGATCGACTCTTACCACCGCCTGGAGAAACTGGCGCTCTACTCGGCTGTCGACTTCGACGGGCACCTGCCCACCGTGCCGATGGGCGACGACCCGATCATCTGA
- a CDS encoding 4-hydroxy-3-methylbut-2-enyl diphosphate reductase: MTEPRKRVLLAKPRGYCAGVDRAVQTVEEALKLYGAPVYVRKQIVHNKHVVSTLEARGAIFVEENYEVPEGATVVFSAHGVAPEVHEQARERSLKAIDATCPLVTKVHHEAKRFAAEDYDILLIGHEGHEEVIGTSGEAPAHIQLVDGPDDVDNVVVRDPAKVVWLSQTTLSVDETMETVARLKTRLPLLQSPPSDDICYATSNRQHVIKEIAPECDVVIVVGSTNSSNSVRLVEVALGAGARAGHLVDYASEIRDEWLDGATTVGVSSGASVPDELVMEVLAHLAERGFGEVTEFTTAEERLTFSLPQELRKDMKAAEAAKAAAAS; the protein is encoded by the coding sequence GTGACTGAACCTCGTAAGCGGGTGTTGCTCGCCAAGCCGCGTGGCTACTGCGCCGGTGTCGACCGCGCCGTGCAGACCGTCGAGGAGGCGCTGAAGCTGTACGGCGCCCCGGTCTACGTGCGCAAGCAGATCGTGCACAACAAGCACGTGGTCAGCACGCTCGAGGCCCGCGGCGCGATCTTCGTGGAGGAGAACTACGAGGTGCCGGAGGGCGCCACCGTGGTGTTCTCCGCGCACGGCGTCGCGCCCGAGGTGCACGAGCAGGCCCGCGAGCGCAGCCTGAAGGCGATCGACGCGACCTGCCCGCTGGTCACCAAGGTGCACCACGAGGCGAAACGGTTCGCCGCCGAGGACTACGACATCCTGCTGATCGGTCACGAGGGGCACGAGGAGGTCATCGGTACGTCCGGTGAGGCGCCCGCGCACATCCAGCTGGTCGACGGCCCCGACGACGTGGACAACGTGGTGGTCCGCGACCCGGCCAAGGTGGTGTGGCTGTCGCAGACCACGCTGTCGGTCGACGAGACGATGGAGACGGTGGCCCGGCTCAAGACCCGGCTGCCGCTGCTCCAGTCGCCGCCCAGCGACGACATCTGCTACGCCACCTCCAACCGGCAGCACGTGATCAAGGAGATCGCGCCGGAGTGCGACGTGGTGATCGTGGTCGGCTCGACGAACTCGTCGAACTCGGTGCGCCTGGTCGAGGTGGCGCTCGGTGCCGGCGCCCGGGCCGGGCACCTGGTCGACTACGCCTCGGAGATCCGCGACGAGTGGCTGGACGGCGCGACGACGGTCGGCGTCTCCTCCGGCGCCAGCGTGCCGGACGAGCTGGTCATGGAGGTCCTCGCGCACCTCGCGGAGCGTGGTTTCGGCGAGGTCACCGAGTTCACCACGGCTGAGGAGCGGCTCACCTTCTCCCTGCCGCAGGAGCTGCGCAAGGACATGAAGGCGGCGGAGGCCGCCAAGGCGGCCGCGGCTAGCTGA
- the xseA gene encoding exodeoxyribonuclease VII large subunit: MTETQAAAGPPKSSAEEPWPVRVVSQKLGAWISKLGWVWVDGQVAQISRRAGSGVVFLTLRDPSADLSLTVTVHRDVLETGAPELSEGARVTMHAKPEFYPARGTLSLRADEIRQVGLGELLARLERLKKLLAAEGLFARERKRRLPFLPTRIGLITGQNTAAERDVLMNVRRRWPAAQFRVAHATVQGPNAVPQIVNALKVLDDDETVDVIVIARGGGSVEDLLPFSDEGLCRAVFAARTPVVSAIGHETDTPLLDYVADLRASTPTDAAKRIVPDLTDELRLIGQARQRLDRAVLTMIDREEHRIEAWRSRPVLARPETLLEQRADEVIALRDRAGRSLEHRVRRADDELRHTLARLRALSPLATLQRGYAIVQRGDGHVVRASAEVGEGDPVRVRLAEGSVTAVVTAGEGA, from the coding sequence GTGACTGAGACCCAGGCCGCCGCCGGACCACCGAAAAGCTCCGCCGAGGAGCCGTGGCCGGTGCGCGTGGTCAGTCAGAAACTCGGCGCCTGGATCAGCAAGCTCGGCTGGGTCTGGGTGGACGGGCAGGTGGCCCAGATCAGCCGCCGGGCCGGCTCCGGGGTGGTCTTCCTGACCCTGCGCGACCCGTCCGCCGACCTGAGCCTGACCGTCACCGTGCACCGTGACGTGCTGGAGACGGGCGCGCCCGAGCTGTCCGAGGGCGCCCGGGTGACGATGCACGCCAAGCCGGAGTTCTACCCGGCCCGCGGCACGCTGAGCCTGCGCGCCGACGAGATCCGCCAGGTCGGGCTCGGCGAGCTGCTGGCCCGGCTGGAGCGGCTGAAAAAGCTGCTGGCCGCCGAGGGCCTGTTCGCCCGGGAGCGCAAGCGGCGGCTGCCGTTCCTGCCCACCCGCATCGGCCTGATCACCGGGCAGAACACCGCCGCCGAGCGCGACGTGCTGATGAATGTGCGGCGCCGCTGGCCGGCCGCCCAGTTCCGGGTCGCGCACGCCACCGTGCAGGGACCGAACGCGGTGCCCCAGATCGTCAACGCGCTCAAGGTGCTCGACGACGACGAGACGGTCGACGTGATCGTGATCGCCCGGGGCGGCGGCAGCGTGGAGGACCTGCTGCCGTTCTCCGACGAGGGGCTGTGCCGGGCGGTGTTCGCCGCGCGCACCCCGGTGGTCAGCGCGATCGGTCACGAGACCGACACCCCGCTGCTGGACTACGTCGCCGACCTGCGCGCCTCCACCCCGACCGACGCGGCCAAGCGGATCGTCCCGGACCTGACCGACGAGCTGCGGCTGATCGGGCAGGCCCGGCAGCGGCTGGACCGCGCGGTGCTCACCATGATCGACCGGGAGGAGCACCGGATCGAGGCGTGGCGGTCCCGGCCGGTGCTGGCCCGGCCGGAGACACTGCTGGAGCAGCGCGCCGACGAGGTGATCGCGTTGCGCGACCGGGCTGGGCGCAGCCTGGAGCACCGGGTGCGCCGGGCCGACGACGAGCTGCGGCACACCCTGGCCCGGCTGCGCGCGCTGTCGCCGCTGGCCACCCTGCAGCGGGGTTATGCGATCGTGCAGCGCGGCGACGGGCACGTGGTGCGCGCGTCGGCCGAGGTGGGCGAGGGGGACCCGGTGCGGGTCCGGCTGGCCGAGGGTTCGGTGACCGCGGTGGTCACGGCGGGAGAGGGCGCATGA
- a CDS encoding DUF4245 domain-containing protein encodes MEPAATETAPAQPRLTKREGRSPRDMALSLLVLIVPIALLLVFYRVVLSGDEPLTVDPGSSIEVASKEFTVLKPTGLGDDWRVSAATFKRESGGATLRIGYVDPADDPVQLVESTVPADTLVPAEVGREGKRTGAFRTDAHAWMVYSGRPGETALILTEGDRTVLIVGKSSEANLEKLAASLR; translated from the coding sequence GTGGAACCCGCTGCTACCGAGACCGCACCCGCCCAGCCGCGCCTGACCAAGCGGGAAGGCCGGTCACCGCGCGACATGGCGCTGTCACTGTTGGTGCTGATCGTGCCGATCGCGCTGCTGCTCGTCTTCTACCGGGTGGTGCTCAGCGGTGACGAACCCCTGACCGTCGACCCGGGCTCCTCGATCGAGGTCGCGTCGAAGGAGTTCACCGTGCTGAAGCCGACCGGCCTCGGCGACGACTGGCGGGTCTCGGCGGCCACCTTCAAACGGGAGAGCGGCGGGGCCACCCTGCGCATCGGTTACGTCGACCCGGCCGACGACCCGGTCCAGCTGGTGGAGAGCACCGTCCCGGCGGACACCCTGGTCCCGGCCGAGGTCGGCCGGGAGGGCAAGCGGACCGGCGCCTTCCGCACCGACGCGCACGCGTGGATGGTCTATTCCGGCCGCCCCGGCGAGACCGCACTGATCCTCACCGAGGGTGACCGCACCGTCCTGATCGTTGGCAAGTCCTCCGAAGCGAACCTCGAAAAGCTCGCCGCCTCCCTGAGGTGA
- a CDS encoding exodeoxyribonuclease VII small subunit — protein MSDESLSYEQARTELAEVVSRLEQGGGSLEESLALWERGEKLADVCQRWLDGARERIDAARAARTAD, from the coding sequence ATGAGCGACGAGAGTCTGAGCTACGAGCAGGCACGCACCGAGCTGGCCGAGGTGGTGTCCCGGCTCGAGCAGGGCGGCGGCAGCCTGGAGGAGTCCCTGGCCCTGTGGGAGCGCGGCGAGAAACTCGCCGACGTCTGCCAGCGCTGGCTGGACGGCGCCCGCGAGCGCATCGACGCGGCCCGCGCCGCCCGCACCGCCGACTGA